The proteins below come from a single Drosophila teissieri strain GT53w chromosome 3L, Prin_Dtei_1.1, whole genome shotgun sequence genomic window:
- the LOC122617236 gene encoding uncharacterized protein LOC122617236 has translation MDTIMKLLSLLMVVLVLIGMVASQKKRKRRGLEVWIRPKHNPPGTRHCNPGDHWCQRD, from the coding sequence ATGGACACAATAATGAAGTTACTGAGTCTACTGATGGTCGTCCTGGTCCTAATAGGAATGGTTGCTTCacaaaaaaaacgcaaaagaaGAGGGCTTGAAGTTTGGATACGACCCAAGCACAATCCACCAGGAACAAGACATTGTAACCCGGGTGATCACTGGTGTCAAAGAGATTAA
- the LOC122616831 gene encoding uncharacterized protein LOC122616831 produces MCSTMKLQVLLVGLLGLLAVATALPQKGKKKNIEIWIRPKPMDIPQPPY; encoded by the coding sequence ATGTGCTCAACAATGAAGCTACAGGTATTGCTAGTAGGACTTCTTGGTCTCTTGGCTGTGGCCACGGCCCTTCCACAGAAaggcaagaaaaaaaatattgagaTCTGGATAAGACCGAAGCCTATGGACATACCACAACCGCCCTATTAG
- the LOC122616830 gene encoding accessory gland-specific peptide 70A, producing the protein MKTVALLLVLLCIVALVQSWQWPWEKKKPKFPQPSPNNRDKWCRLNLGPAWGGRC; encoded by the exons ATGAAAACAGTAGCACTCCTCTTGGTTCTCCTTTGCATCGTCGCCTTGGTCCAGTCTTGGCAATGGCCGTGGGAAAAGAAGAAGCCAAAGTTTCCACAGCCAAGCCCCAATAATC GTGATAAGTGGTGCCGTCTTAACTTGGGGCCCGCCTGGGGAGGAAGATGCTAA
- the LOC122617752 gene encoding uncharacterized protein LOC122617752, which translates to MKLQVLLVGLLGLLAVATALPQKGKKKNIEIWIRPKPMDIPQPPY; encoded by the coding sequence ATGAAGCTACAGGTATTGCTAGTAGGACTTCTTGGTCTCTTGGCTGTGGCCACGGCCCTTCCACAAAAaggcaagaaaaaaaatattgagaTCTGGATAAGACCGAAGCCTATGGACATACCACAACCGCCCTATTAG